The DNA window TCGCGCAGCGACGCGGACCCGTGTCCGGCCTGCACTCTCTCCGGCGCCTCGGCTGGACGAGCCCCCGGCGGCGCGACAACGGGCCGGGAGTCTGTGGTAGCATGCCGTTTCCCGCGCTCCGCCGCTCCGGAGGTACCTCCTGATGGAGTCTCGTCGCGTCCGGCTGGGGGATGTGATCGACGATTATTGCCCCAAATGCCGGCTGATCATGAACCACGGCGTCGTCAGCATGATCGGCGACGAGGTGAAGAAGGTCCGCTGCAACACCTGCATGTCCGAGCACCAGTTCCGGCACGGGCAGCTCCCCGCCAGCCGCCGCAAGGCCCAGAACAAGCTGTTCGAAGAGGTCCTGAAGGGTATCGCCGGTCCCGGGGAGCCGCCGGCCGCCGAGACGCCAAAGCCTCAGCCGCAGCCGCAATCGACGCAGCGCAGGCTGTACACGATCCACCGCGCCATCGGCAAGACGCCCGGCAAGGGTCCGAAGAAGACTTGATGGATCCGGGGCGGGATGCCATCGACTACGACGAGATCATCCAGCGCTATGGCCGCAGGCTGTTCGTCCTCGCCTATCACCTGACAGGGACACCGGCCTTGGCGGAGGAGTTGTGCCGCGAGTGCCTCGTCCGCAGCCTTCTCGCACCCGACTTCCCGACGACGGAGAAGGAGGCCGGTGTCTTCCTGCATCGCGGCCTCATCTCGCTGTGGAGGGAGCGCGCCGCAATGGCGCCGAGACCGGCGGAGATCGCCCCCGCGAATCAAGCGTCGCTGTTCCGGGCTCTGTCACGGCTCGATCCGGTGTCTCGAGCCGTCCTGGTGCTCCGAGTCGCCGAGGGATTGGAGTACGAGACGATCGGGAAGGTGCTCGACATGGCGCCGGACGTCGTGTACGCCCGGCTGCTGCAGGCGCGTGGCGGCCTGCGGGAGGGGGAGCGGGCGCTGGAGTCGTCGCTGTTCGAGACGATGAACCGTTACCTCGACGGCCGCCTGCCTGCCGATCAACGCGGAGTCTTCGAGCGCTGCATTCAGATCGACGCCGCGCTGCGCGAACGGGTCGAGTTCCACCGCGGCCTGACTCTCGAGCTGCACGAGGAGGCGCCGCCCCTGCCGCGCGACTTCATCCCCCGGCTGCGCGAGCGGCTGGAGAGGACGCTCGAGACGCTGCTGCTGGTCGATCAGGCAACCGAGGGGGTCATCCTGGAGACCGGCCCCACGCCGGCGCGGTCCGGCCGGGTGCCGGCGCCGATCGAGCGCGGCCTGTCGCCGTGGGTCTTCGCCGCCGGCGCGCTCGTCCTCCTGATCGCCGGCGTCGCGCTGGGTTTATGGATATCGCGGCGCGGGGCGCCCGGGGCCCCGCAGCCCGGTCAGCGGGTGAACGCCGCGCGCCCGGCCACAACACCGGACGAGGCGACGACCGAGGCGCTGCGCTCGCTCGGATATCTGGCGCCGGGAAAGGACAAAATCAAGGAGACGAAACCAGGAAAGGTGACGCCCACCCCGACCAGAGCGCCAACGCCGGCCCGGACTCCGAAACCGACGCCCGCTCCCGCGACGGGCGCGCGAGGACCATCCCCTTCCCGCACGCCCACCCCGACCGCGGCCCGGCCCGCCCCGATGGCTCCGGCCGCGACCCCCTCGCCGGCACCGGCGGAGTCCGCGCCCGCCGCCGCCCCCTCCCCCGCGCCGCCGGCCGAGACCCCGCCCCGCGAGGTGGAGGTCGCCTGGCGGGTCATTCCGATCACGATGGAGCCGGGGACGGAGACCGACCCCCGGGTGCTCAGGACCGCCGCGGAATGGGCCGCGCTGTTCGCTGGAGCGGGGACCCCGCCGCCCGAGGTCGTGTTCGAGCGGGACATGGTGGTCCTTCTCCCCGCGCGGCTCGCCATCGAGAGCGTGAAGATCTCCGGCGAGGCGCTTCTGATCTCCTGTCACCGAGAGCAGGTCGATCCCGGCGCAGGGCCGGCCTCGGCCGCCGGCATCCGCCTCGCGGTCGTGGTGCCAATATCGGCGCTGCAGGTCCGGCTCGTCGTGAGGTGAGCCCGGGGCCTACATCCTGAGAGCGGGGCCGAACAACTCTCTCCTGCCGTCCCGGTGCATGACTTCCACGAACACGCTCTTCCCGCTCTTGTGTTTCGGCACGACATAAAAGTAGATCCGGCCCAGGTCTGTGATGCACTCCTCACAAGGGATCAGCGCGGTGTTGAGCTGGATCCTGCGTCCCTGATTGTCCAGCGCCACCAGGTTGAATCCGAGCAGGTCATGCTCCAAGGAAGTCTTCCAGGACAGAAGACCGCCGCCGTGGTCTGCCGGACCGCCGAAGGTGATGGAGATATCGGTGACACCGCACGCCAAGCATACGCATGGATCCTGATCCAGGTTGGGCACCTGCGGGCAAGTGTCGCAGAGATCGCCGAACGTGTCCGCGTCGGCATCGGCCTGGTCCGGGTTAGCGGCCAGGGGACAGTTGTCGCACGCGTCGCCCATCGAATCCTTGTCGGTGTCGGCCTGGTCCGGATTGATGATTACGGGGCAATTGTCGCAGGAGTTGCCGACGCCATCCAGGTCGTCGTCGAGCTGGTCCGGATTACGCTGGAGCGGGCAGTTGTCGAGTGGACAGGTGTTTGCGGGATGCCCCGGGTCGCCGTATCCGTCCCCGTCCAGGTCGGTGCACGGATCGACGGGATCGAGAACTCCGTCCCCATCCGCGTCCACCGCCTGGGGGAGCAGCAGGACGCCATCGAACTCCGTCCCTGCGGCGAGGTCCAGCCGGCCGTCACGATCGAAATCGAGCAGAGCCGTCGATTTGAGACCGCCCTCGGTGAGGCGCAGGAGAGTGTTTCTGGCCGGCAGGAACGAGCCGTCGCCGCGACCGAGAAGCACCGTGACGTCGTTGTCCGGAAAGTTTCCTGTTGTCCCCGCGACGAGGTCGAGTCGGCCGTCGTGGTTGAGATCGGCGGCGAGGAGGGTCGCGGGAAATGCAATCCCGGCGACGGGCGACGCCGGCCCGAATGAGCCATCGGCACGTCCAGGCAAGAGATTGACGGCATTGCCTCCGGACTCGAAATTGACCGCCACGGCCAAATCAGTCCGTCCGTCGCCGGTGAAGTCGCCGGCGGCGAGGAAGCGCACCTCGCCTCCGGCGGGGGTCCTCGACTGCGGGTCCAGCGTGCCGTCCCCGCGACCGGGATAGATCGAGACGTCCTGCGAGAGTAGGTTCGCAACCGCAAGGTCGGAATGCCCGTCACCATTGAAATCGGCGACCGCCAGCCCCAGCGGGCCGTCGCCCGCCAGGTACGCGGTTTCGGGGGCGAAGGT is part of the Candidatus Dormiibacterota bacterium genome and encodes:
- a CDS encoding RNA polymerase sigma factor, whose amino-acid sequence is MDPGRDAIDYDEIIQRYGRRLFVLAYHLTGTPALAEELCRECLVRSLLAPDFPTTEKEAGVFLHRGLISLWRERAAMAPRPAEIAPANQASLFRALSRLDPVSRAVLVLRVAEGLEYETIGKVLDMAPDVVYARLLQARGGLREGERALESSLFETMNRYLDGRLPADQRGVFERCIQIDAALRERVEFHRGLTLELHEEAPPLPRDFIPRLRERLERTLETLLLVDQATEGVILETGPTPARSGRVPAPIERGLSPWVFAAGALVLLIAGVALGLWISRRGAPGAPQPGQRVNAARPATTPDEATTEALRSLGYLAPGKDKIKETKPGKVTPTPTRAPTPARTPKPTPAPATGARGPSPSRTPTPTAARPAPMAPAATPSPAPAESAPAAAPSPAPPAETPPREVEVAWRVIPITMEPGTETDPRVLRTAAEWAALFAGAGTPPPEVVFERDMVVLLPARLAIESVKISGEALLISCHREQVDPGAGPASAAGIRLAVVVPISALQVRLVVR